TCTTTTTCAGTCAAACTCTTGTCTCGAAACATCAAGTCGGACGAGTGTGTGTCTCTCTCTACCATCCCTCGTATTTCACTTGTTCAGGGTGACTGCTATGACGAAGACACTCTTATCTCTGCCTTTGAAGGCGTTGATGCTGTTTTTGTAAACACCAATGGTTTTGCGATTGGCGAGAAGGCCGAATTATTCTGGGGCATTCGTATGTACGAGATTGCATACTGGGCTGGCGTCAAGCATTTCATCTACAGCTCTCTGCCAGCTGTGTCCAAGAAGTCTGGATACAACCCAAAGTATCGTGTGCCGTTTGTTGATGGCAAGGCTAAAGTCGTTGGTAAGAAAGAGATCCCGTTTGTGTCCATAATCTTTGAGTCTTGCTGCTCATCAATGACATGCTTCCAGAATATCTAAGAGCTCAGCCTACCGACAAGATGAACTGGAGTGCTATCGAGAGTGGCCCCTATCCCGAATCTCACCTTGGTACCTGGTATCCtaagaaagatgaagatggtgtATACGTCTTCCGCATGCCTCTCGAGGCTGATggtgccatggccatggttGGATTAGCTGATTTTGCCTGGTTCGCCCGCTACATGTTTGAGAATCCGAAAGAATTCGAGGCCGACTTGCTCAGCGTCGGCATCGACCATGTCAACGGCAACACTATTGCGGCAGCCTTTACTGCCGTAACTGGAGAGCCTGCACGGTACGAACCGCTGCCTCTATCCGCCGTAGCCAAGACATGGCCGGATACCAAGGTTGGCCTTGCAGGATCTCCAGGCTTTGAAGATCCAACCTTGAAAACCATGGCCGGCCATTTCGTTCCATGGTTCACAATCTGGCAGGAGAGTGGCGGCAACAAAGGTCTATGGACAAAGGACTACAAGCGACTGGACAAGATACATCCGGGTCGTATGAAGACTATTGAGGAGTGGATGCGGTCGGTAGGCTACTCAACTGAGGAGTATGCCAACCAGCTCAAGACTGGTATTTTCAGCTAAGCGATAGTACGCAAGGCTGGAATTGGGAAAGAATGAATCTGACATTAATTTCAGATTTGAGAATGAACATTGAATAGTGTCATGCGTAAAGCGAATGACAGAAAACTGTACTTGCATAATTGTTTCGGTTTCACATCTATATATCCTGTGTTTGACATTTGTAGCTTTACCAAGAGACCATCCATGGGCCAAAGCCTTCATATAATGCAGGAGGGTAGATATAATATAGAATATACCTTACACACGCCATGAATACAATTAGAAACATCAGTAATTACTTTCTGGACCTTgaaaatattactaaatgCCACTCGCGTGCCTTGACATGTCTATCGAAATGGAACAAGACCATTTTTGTTTTATAAGTgattattaaataaaaaagaaagtctTTATTGTAAGATCTGCTGTGGATACGCTGTTCCTGGCCTTTAGGTTCATCCGAGCTATTTTGATAGCGCAATTTGCTGCTCAACAAAGGCGCGGATGGTATCTTCCATAGGTGTCCATTTCACCCCAAGCAATTTATCGGTGACAGTAATATCCATAGTCATTGTAGGTTCCTCCTGGGGCGCAAACTTGACGTCCAAAGCCGGGTA
This portion of the Trichoderma atroviride chromosome 6, complete sequence genome encodes:
- a CDS encoding uncharacterized protein (EggNog:ENOG41), whose translation is MSKVILILGGAGVQNAAVARELVTNESFSVKLLSRNIKSDECVSLSTIPRISLVQGDCYDEDTLISAFEGVDAVFVNTNGFAIGEKAELFWGIRMYEIAYWAGVKHFIYSSLPAVSKKSGYNPKYRVPFVDGKAKVVEYLRAQPTDKMNWSAIESGPYPESHLGTWYPKKDEDGVYVFRMPLEADGAMAMVGLADFAWFARYMFENPKEFEADLLSVGIDHVNGNTIAAAFTAVTGEPARYEPLPLSAVAKTWPDTKVGLAGSPGFEDPTLKTMAGHFVPWFTIWQESGGNKGLWTKDYKRLDKIHPGRMKTIEEWMRSVGYSTEEYANQLKTGIFS